A section of the Hevea brasiliensis isolate MT/VB/25A 57/8 chromosome 17, ASM3005281v1, whole genome shotgun sequence genome encodes:
- the LOC110664055 gene encoding pentatricopeptide repeat-containing protein At2g42920, chloroplastic-like translates to MWSGLWYCSNGLMNEARKMFDTMPERNEISYNAVVSGYVRNGHFNEAIELFQELKSCSSVRFSGSLLVSVLDACAAIGAFEDGKWIHSYVDGDSLDYELEMGTALIDFYAKCGHVKEAVEIFKKMLYKDVTTWSSMILGLAVNGDNERGIELFAEIEKKGTYTQRCNFCRSSHCL, encoded by the coding sequence ATGTGGTCTGGTTTGTGGTACTGTAGTAATGGCTTGATGAATGAAGCGCGTAAGATGTTTGATACAATGCCAGAGAGAAATGAAATTTCTTATAATGCAGTGGTTTCTGGGTATGTTCGGAACGGTCATTTCAATGAAGCCATTGAGTTGTTTCAAGAATTGAAGAGTTGTAGTAGTGTGAGGTTTAGTGGATCTCTTTTGGTTAGTGTCCTTGATGCCTGTGCAGCAATAGGTGCATTTGAAGATGGGAAATGGATTCATTCCTATGTAGATGGGGACAGTTTGGATTATGAGCTCGAGATGGGCACTGCATTGATAGATTTTTATGCTAAGTGTGGTCACGTAAAAGAGGCTGTTGAAATATTTAAGAAGATGCTATATAAAGACGTAACAACTTGGAGTTCTATGATCCTGGGGTTGGCTGTCAACGGAGATAATGAAAGAGGAATTGAGCTTTTTGCAGAGATAGAGAAGAAGGGGACCTACACCCAACGCTGTAACTTTTGTCGCAGTTCTCATTGCTTGTAA